A section of the Hippea sp. KM1 genome encodes:
- a CDS encoding methylated-DNA--[protein]-cysteine S-methyltransferase, with amino-acid sequence MSSKFFVETPFDRFLVFEFEGLKIGSISFSFKPVGLPLSDALGDCVRYIFDSGDFSCFDYGLLDNSQLSKKARMLQAFLVSTRIGQTFSYSDVAQEVFNSRSYARAVASMLHANPFAFFVACHRVVSKNGIGGYSAGVELKRKILEWEALKGEGYV; translated from the coding sequence TTGAGCAGTAAGTTTTTTGTTGAGACGCCGTTCGATAGGTTTCTCGTTTTTGAATTTGAAGGTCTAAAGATAGGGAGTATCTCCTTTTCTTTCAAACCCGTGGGTCTGCCGCTGTCTGATGCTTTGGGGGATTGTGTTAGGTATATCTTTGACAGTGGCGATTTTTCCTGCTTTGATTACGGCTTGTTGGATAACTCACAGCTTTCTAAGAAAGCCCGAATGCTTCAGGCTTTTCTTGTATCAACCAGGATAGGGCAGACCTTTAGCTATTCAGATGTGGCACAGGAGGTTTTCAACTCAAGAAGCTATGCAAGGGCTGTGGCTTCTATGTTGCACGCCAACCCGTTTGCCTTTTTTGTTGCCTGTCATAGGGTTGTATCAAAAAACGGGATAGGCGGATATTCGGCGGGGGTGGAATTGAAGCGTAAAATCTTAGAATGGGAAGCTTTAAAGGGAGAGGGTTATGTATAA
- a CDS encoding SIMPL domain-containing protein: MYKRESAWSGFWCGLLIAAGLSVLGWFVMNTALSVKRLDRTVSVKGLSERLVKADIAIYPIELVVADNNPIKLSNKLKAGRDSIESFLKSQGFGEDEIFVSSPRIVDNYANEYNSNARFRYTGKLIITLYTHQVDKVVSLGKKLFKLSEMGVMATNQKFQTVYLYTQLNKIKPIMIEQAIQNAHKVAMKFANESNSELGPIKTARQGYFSITDRDPNTPYIKRVRVVVNVVYYLR; encoded by the coding sequence ATGTATAAGAGGGAGTCTGCCTGGAGCGGTTTCTGGTGTGGATTGCTTATTGCTGCTGGCCTGTCTGTATTGGGCTGGTTTGTTATGAATACGGCATTAAGCGTTAAGAGGCTGGATAGAACCGTCAGTGTTAAGGGTTTGTCCGAAAGGCTTGTAAAGGCCGATATTGCGATATACCCAATAGAACTTGTTGTTGCCGACAATAACCCCATAAAGCTATCCAACAAGCTTAAGGCAGGCAGGGATAGTATAGAGTCGTTTTTGAAATCTCAAGGGTTTGGTGAGGATGAGATATTTGTCTCTTCTCCCCGAATTGTTGATAATTATGCAAATGAATATAACTCAAACGCCAGGTTTAGATATACGGGGAAACTGATTATAACGCTTTATACGCACCAGGTCGATAAGGTGGTATCGCTGGGGAAGAAACTGTTTAAGCTTTCAGAGATGGGCGTAATGGCCACAAACCAGAAGTTCCAGACGGTCTATCTCTATACCCAGTTAAACAAGATAAAGCCGATCATGATAGAGCAGGCTATACAGAACGCCCATAAGGTGGCTATGAAGTTTGCAAATGAGTCCAACTCGGAATTGGGCCCGATAAAGACAGCCCGTCAGGGTTATTTCAGCATAACAGATAGAGACCCCAACACGCCATATATTAAGCGCGTCAGGGTTGTTGTTAATGTTGTTTACTATCTAAGATAG
- a CDS encoding dynamin family protein, producing the protein MNNIKERLLKTIATIEVITSKDLSKTKEKLMNEQFNLVVIGQFKRGKSSLINALLEDNIVPSSILPLTSIVTIISYSSRKKAIVKFLDNSEKQIEINEIEGYVTEKHNPKNRLNVKEVHVLHPSPYLKKGIRIIDTPGIGSVFKHNTDVAYNFLPYCDAAIFVMSPDPPLGEAEIEFLKNAKAFTEKFFFVLNKIDIVSKDELKEVIGFNKGLLKEYIESENIEIYPISAKNALKAKQTKDGGLLESSGIKELENSLDSFIQKEKGNIIAINTINALLRHINNELNAFEIQKKTQSLSLKNLQEKADKFQSFIGKVKEEAEEYEYILDKRIEKIYGELDDEIEKLKEKHLPGLIEKMQNHYNQKTKEKPSTEEFESYMTQKMNEHIMEIFNDFKKEQSESISYRVEAIYDELAKRINEKIEDIIQTASTIFDIKLNTYIDKERLTDKSYFNFMLTDQMGILNIFATTFRTKLPFFIGKKIAYRHIKNTTIELFDRHCGRVRYDLTKRVRETTFRFKDQLKDKLDLTIEAIEGALKKAIEIKKENQAKANQILKTIENNTRLLLKEKEELEKLKNKLS; encoded by the coding sequence ATGAATAACATTAAAGAGAGGCTTTTAAAAACCATCGCCACAATAGAGGTTATCACATCAAAAGACTTATCAAAAACAAAAGAGAAGCTTATGAATGAGCAATTCAACCTTGTTGTCATAGGGCAGTTCAAAAGAGGCAAGTCGTCGCTTATAAACGCCTTGCTTGAGGACAACATTGTGCCATCATCCATCCTGCCATTAACATCCATAGTAACGATCATCTCTTACTCAAGCAGAAAGAAGGCCATCGTCAAATTCTTAGACAACTCAGAAAAACAGATAGAGATCAACGAGATCGAAGGATATGTCACAGAGAAGCACAACCCCAAAAACAGGCTCAATGTAAAAGAGGTTCATGTATTACACCCATCACCATACCTAAAAAAGGGCATAAGGATCATAGACACACCCGGCATAGGCAGCGTTTTTAAGCACAACACCGATGTTGCCTATAACTTCTTGCCCTATTGCGATGCGGCAATCTTTGTTATGAGCCCCGATCCGCCGCTTGGTGAGGCTGAGATAGAGTTTTTGAAGAATGCAAAGGCGTTCACAGAAAAGTTCTTCTTTGTGCTCAACAAGATAGACATCGTATCAAAAGACGAGCTAAAAGAGGTTATAGGGTTTAACAAGGGGCTGCTTAAGGAATACATAGAATCGGAGAATATAGAGATCTATCCCATTTCTGCAAAAAACGCACTGAAGGCCAAACAGACAAAGGACGGAGGGTTATTGGAATCATCGGGCATAAAAGAGTTAGAAAACAGCTTGGATAGCTTCATACAGAAAGAGAAGGGCAACATCATAGCGATAAATACGATAAACGCCCTCCTGCGCCACATAAACAACGAGCTAAACGCCTTCGAGATACAGAAGAAAACCCAGAGCCTCTCGCTAAAGAACCTGCAGGAGAAGGCGGATAAATTCCAATCCTTCATTGGCAAGGTAAAAGAGGAGGCAGAGGAGTATGAGTACATCTTGGACAAGCGCATAGAAAAAATTTACGGCGAGCTGGACGATGAGATAGAAAAGTTAAAGGAAAAGCACCTGCCGGGGCTTATAGAGAAGATGCAGAACCATTACAACCAGAAGACAAAAGAAAAGCCGTCCACAGAGGAGTTTGAATCATATATGACGCAAAAAATGAACGAGCACATAATGGAGATATTCAACGATTTTAAGAAGGAACAGTCCGAATCCATCTCATACAGGGTTGAGGCCATATACGATGAGCTGGCAAAAAGGATCAACGAAAAGATAGAAGACATCATCCAGACAGCCTCAACCATATTCGATATAAAGCTAAACACCTATATCGACAAAGAAAGACTAACAGACAAAAGCTATTTTAACTTTATGTTGACCGATCAGATGGGCATACTCAACATCTTTGCAACCACATTCAGGACAAAGCTGCCGTTCTTTATAGGCAAAAAGATAGCATACAGACACATAAAGAACACAACAATAGAGCTATTCGACAGGCACTGCGGAAGGGTCAGGTATGATCTGACAAAAAGGGTAAGGGAGACAACCTTCAGGTTTAAGGATCAGCTTAAGGATAAGCTGGATCTAACGATAGAGGCCATAGAGGGCGCATTAAAGAAGGCCATTGAGATCAAGAAGGAAAACCAGGCAAAGGCCAATCAAATACTAAAAACCATAGAAAACAACACAAGGCTCCTCTTAAAAGAGAAAGAGGAGCTTGAAAAACTCAAAAATAAACTATCTTAG
- a CDS encoding cache domain-containing protein encodes MKQIKLSSMIGVFIMLSIISITVIVSIGWGYFLLNATNKAIHYFNEDVHLKREIRLERYEVRDAVKLINSEREKAYQNVLKTLKDRTYRAYKVAMNIYNKYKGKESKESIRERIKDSLMFQVFDNGKSYYFITSLNGVEILSPQKSLIGKNLLKDKRYSKSVQQEIDVIKRQKEGYVKGKFMHNGKPLLRIAFVKLFEPYGWYIGSGKMITNLEKETKELTLKKLNTSFGNFKNPSLFIMELSFKGECAGRVIFYTDPAFEGHTCLKLNDKSITYTNSKPCLKDCLEKLLKLGDLTTTLIWPYHKNKQLRERITYLYYYKPYNWIIGSCAPRNFTAVFPDFEAIIKKEAKSSIKSLLFIFFISALAIGYLLWLLIFLRFIYKPIKKDIETILNFFSNQGLDTKIDPGSIKVKELSQMAQSINETAQKLHQAQKKTEELLKNYSLLLKHMPECVVVLKKVGGELTVEDVNDAAMNCKAITKSENLIGKKAQEVLKTYNTLKDAIELVMDRGFNLHTTVKLNEDENDVFVEVVSYSPEKNRSVCIFRNITQMVCLYRAIEKHKHQLQQFIDKIKTGIIVMDKNGNIKYYNHLAKKLLCFEENEEFTIQRLKIPESLKIRFLKVVKGREDCDGCETNIITADGKSRWFDVHVAKIKIDSEPVLIISFNDITQRYLKNKQLEYLSLHDTLTGLYNRHFFEEEIKRLFNRRHYPLALVIIDLNGLKIANDLLGHEIGDKLIMKMAEILSTSTRGSDIAARIGGDEFAVIMPNTNENGVRAFIERIKARIASNNEVSEIIISASIGYAIQNGQFRKADDLMREADKNMYMDKYSPSRTRKLKEIIKWAKNLKSTMSHIDEDYLINR; translated from the coding sequence GTGAAACAGATTAAATTATCCTCCATGATAGGCGTGTTCATAATGCTAAGCATAATCTCTATAACCGTCATTGTTTCTATCGGGTGGGGGTATTTTCTGCTAAATGCAACAAACAAGGCCATCCATTACTTCAACGAGGATGTTCACCTAAAGAGAGAGATAAGGCTTGAGCGATATGAGGTAAGGGATGCGGTAAAGCTGATAAACTCAGAGAGGGAAAAGGCGTATCAGAATGTATTAAAAACCCTAAAAGACAGAACATACAGGGCATACAAGGTGGCAATGAACATATACAACAAATACAAGGGGAAGGAGTCAAAGGAAAGCATAAGGGAGAGGATAAAGGATTCCCTGATGTTCCAAGTGTTTGACAACGGTAAAAGCTATTACTTTATAACCTCCCTAAATGGGGTGGAAATACTAAGTCCTCAGAAAAGCCTAATTGGAAAAAATCTCTTAAAGGATAAACGATATTCAAAATCCGTTCAGCAGGAGATAGATGTCATAAAAAGACAGAAAGAGGGGTATGTTAAGGGAAAATTCATGCACAACGGCAAGCCTCTGCTAAGGATAGCCTTTGTAAAGCTGTTTGAGCCTTACGGGTGGTATATAGGCTCAGGCAAGATGATAACGAATTTAGAAAAAGAGACAAAAGAGCTGACATTAAAGAAGTTAAATACATCCTTTGGAAACTTCAAAAACCCCAGCCTGTTCATAATGGAACTCTCCTTCAAAGGAGAATGTGCAGGAAGGGTTATATTCTATACAGATCCGGCCTTTGAAGGCCACACATGCCTAAAACTCAACGATAAGTCCATAACATACACAAACTCAAAGCCGTGTTTGAAGGACTGCCTTGAAAAGCTGCTAAAGCTGGGTGATCTGACAACAACACTAATCTGGCCGTATCATAAAAACAAACAGCTCAGAGAAAGGATTACATACCTTTACTATTACAAGCCGTATAATTGGATCATAGGCTCATGCGCACCAAGGAACTTTACGGCAGTATTCCCAGATTTTGAGGCAATTATAAAGAAAGAGGCCAAATCCAGCATAAAGAGCCTGTTGTTTATATTCTTTATATCGGCGCTTGCCATAGGTTATCTGTTGTGGCTGTTGATATTCTTAAGGTTTATATACAAACCGATCAAAAAAGATATAGAGACCATACTCAACTTCTTCTCCAATCAAGGATTGGATACAAAGATAGACCCTGGCAGTATAAAAGTAAAAGAGCTTTCACAGATGGCTCAAAGCATCAACGAAACGGCACAAAAGCTACACCAGGCTCAAAAGAAAACCGAAGAGCTTTTGAAAAACTACTCCCTGCTTTTAAAACACATGCCCGAATGCGTTGTGGTTTTAAAAAAGGTCGGTGGGGAATTAACGGTTGAGGATGTAAATGATGCGGCCATGAACTGCAAAGCCATAACAAAATCCGAAAACCTAATAGGCAAGAAAGCCCAGGAGGTGCTTAAAACATACAACACCTTAAAAGACGCCATTGAACTGGTCATGGATAGGGGCTTTAACCTACACACCACCGTAAAGCTAAACGAAGATGAGAATGATGTGTTTGTTGAGGTGGTAAGCTATTCGCCAGAGAAGAACAGAAGCGTCTGCATCTTCAGAAACATAACCCAGATGGTATGCCTATACAGGGCTATAGAGAAACACAAACACCAACTGCAACAGTTCATAGACAAGATAAAAACCGGCATTATAGTCATGGATAAAAACGGCAACATCAAATATTACAACCACCTGGCAAAGAAGCTGCTCTGCTTCGAAGAAAACGAGGAGTTCACCATACAGAGGCTAAAGATACCGGAATCACTAAAGATACGGTTCCTGAAGGTTGTAAAGGGAAGAGAGGACTGCGATGGTTGCGAGACCAATATCATAACAGCCGACGGCAAAAGCAGGTGGTTTGATGTGCATGTCGCAAAAATCAAGATAGATTCAGAACCGGTATTAATCATATCGTTCAACGACATAACACAGAGGTATCTGAAAAACAAGCAGTTGGAGTATTTGAGCCTGCACGATACCCTAACAGGCCTATACAACAGGCACTTCTTTGAAGAGGAAATTAAAAGGCTATTCAACAGAAGGCACTATCCGCTTGCACTGGTAATAATAGACCTAAACGGCTTAAAGATAGCCAACGACCTGCTCGGCCATGAGATAGGCGATAAGCTAATCATGAAGATGGCAGAGATACTATCCACATCAACAAGGGGCAGCGATATAGCAGCAAGAATCGGCGGCGATGAATTTGCCGTTATAATGCCAAACACAAACGAAAACGGGGTGAGGGCGTTTATAGAGAGGATCAAGGCAAGGATAGCAAGCAATAATGAGGTCTCAGAGATCATCATCAGCGCCTCTATCGGATACGCCATCCAAAATGGTCAATTCAGAAAGGCAGATGACCTGATGAGAGAGGCAGACAAAAATATGTATATGGACAAATACTCACCCTCCCGCACAAGAAAGCTAAAAGAGATCATAAAATGGGCAAAGAACCTCAAATCAACGATGAGCCACATAGATGAGGATTACCTGATTAACAGATAA
- a CDS encoding tRNA (adenine-N1)-methyltransferase translates to MNRPNQNSIIILYDKQKDKKHILNLATLPDKYSTANGIIEKDLILNTGFGKSIKTHLGYEYILLPATLYDFIMKKLNRLTQIVYPKDAAYIALRLDIKPNDTVIESGIGSGAMSAVFAQIVGRQGKLISYEKRQEFIDNALKNLKRFNLHDRIEVKHKDIAEGFDEENVDAVFIDVKEPWLYLENAIKPLKSGRLIGVLVPTTNQVSLVLKEMERLPLIDVEVSEILQRHWKTNPERLRPYDTMSAHTAFLIFARKIQ, encoded by the coding sequence ATGAATAGACCCAATCAAAACAGCATTATCATACTCTATGACAAACAAAAAGACAAAAAGCACATATTAAACCTTGCAACACTGCCTGACAAATACTCAACGGCAAACGGCATTATAGAAAAGGATCTGATTCTCAATACCGGTTTTGGCAAAAGCATAAAGACCCATTTAGGATATGAATACATACTCCTGCCTGCAACGCTGTATGATTTCATCATGAAAAAACTCAACAGGCTCACGCAAATCGTATATCCAAAGGATGCAGCATACATCGCATTGAGGCTTGATATAAAACCGAACGACACGGTAATAGAATCCGGCATTGGAAGCGGCGCCATGAGTGCGGTATTTGCCCAGATTGTGGGCAGACAAGGCAAACTAATAAGCTATGAAAAGCGGCAGGAGTTCATAGATAACGCCCTTAAAAACCTAAAGAGATTCAACCTCCACGACAGGATAGAGGTAAAGCACAAAGACATTGCAGAAGGGTTCGATGAGGAGAATGTGGATGCCGTTTTTATAGATGTCAAAGAACCCTGGCTTTACCTTGAAAACGCCATAAAGCCCCTAAAAAGCGGCAGGCTCATAGGCGTTTTAGTGCCAACGACAAACCAGGTGTCGCTGGTTTTAAAGGAGATGGAAAGGCTGCCCCTGATAGATGTTGAGGTTAGCGAGATACTGCAGCGCCACTGGAAAACAAACCCGGAAAGGCTGAGGCCGTATGACACCATGAGTGCGCATACGGCTTTTCTCATATTTGCAAGAAAGATTCAGTGA
- the ade gene encoding adenine deaminase has protein sequence MDLAINNAWVVDFDKLRFDKLSIGIKDGLIAKISPTPIKAKEAIDAEGLYLSTGLIDCHCHIESTHLTPKGFAEAVIDKGTLFAVADCHEIANVFGRKGLEFFIDDARDVDMQLRFAVPSCVPATGFATSGGRIDPDDVEYFLGFDEVVSLGELMNVPGVINRDEKFIKMIELARMHNKRVNGHAPHLDAQTLKLYKEAGVEDDHESYDYDELKQKIELGFFVFIREGSSEHSTNEAYKIIKEYPDRVAFCSDDKSVGDILEKGHIDYNLRKAISLGIEPALALKVASFNGLKYYGLDEFLGIKEGKRAYLVLFDEKFMPKTSITNGKIYKSIHKKSSPPEAFLNSIKVKTPIELPKIKHKGIAIGLKNGSLITQKLSIAHQEEEFNTKDDILKLVVIERYGHNNKAACFVKGFLLKKGAMATSLAHDCHNIVAVGTSDEEIERAVSAIIEMQGGQVVVNNDKITRLALPIGGIVSSDEPENIKESVIALKQAARELGCGLDDPLGMLSFLSLEVIPHIKLTDKGLFDVDKFCYIEENP, from the coding sequence ATGGACTTAGCCATAAACAATGCATGGGTTGTCGATTTTGATAAATTGAGATTCGACAAACTAAGCATAGGCATAAAAGACGGCCTTATTGCAAAAATAAGCCCAACGCCCATAAAGGCCAAAGAGGCCATCGATGCAGAGGGGCTTTATCTATCCACAGGGCTTATAGACTGCCATTGCCACATAGAAAGCACGCATTTAACGCCTAAGGGCTTTGCCGAGGCGGTTATTGACAAGGGAACGCTATTTGCCGTTGCCGATTGCCACGAAATAGCCAATGTCTTTGGCAGGAAGGGGCTTGAGTTCTTCATAGACGATGCAAGGGATGTGGATATGCAGCTTAGGTTTGCCGTCCCCTCCTGCGTTCCTGCCACAGGGTTTGCCACAAGCGGCGGCAGGATCGACCCAGACGATGTGGAATACTTCTTGGGCTTTGATGAGGTTGTATCGCTGGGCGAATTGATGAATGTGCCGGGTGTTATAAACAGGGATGAAAAATTCATAAAGATGATAGAGCTTGCCAGGATGCACAACAAAAGGGTTAACGGCCATGCGCCCCATTTAGATGCACAAACACTTAAGCTATACAAAGAGGCAGGCGTTGAGGATGACCATGAAAGCTATGATTACGATGAGCTGAAACAGAAGATAGAGTTGGGCTTTTTTGTATTCATAAGGGAGGGAAGCAGTGAGCATTCAACCAATGAGGCATACAAAATAATCAAAGAATACCCCGACAGGGTTGCCTTCTGCAGCGACGACAAATCGGTGGGCGATATCTTAGAGAAGGGCCATATAGATTACAACCTAAGAAAGGCGATAAGCTTGGGCATTGAGCCTGCTTTGGCGCTTAAGGTGGCATCGTTTAATGGCCTGAAGTATTACGGGCTTGATGAATTTTTGGGGATAAAAGAGGGAAAAAGGGCTTACCTTGTCCTGTTTGATGAGAAATTTATGCCAAAAACATCGATTACAAACGGCAAAATTTACAAATCCATCCACAAAAAGAGCAGTCCACCCGAGGCGTTTTTAAACTCCATCAAGGTAAAAACGCCTATAGAACTGCCCAAAATAAAGCACAAAGGGATAGCAATCGGTCTAAAAAACGGTTCGTTGATTACACAAAAGCTATCCATTGCGCATCAGGAGGAAGAGTTCAACACAAAAGACGACATACTAAAGCTTGTTGTAATAGAACGATACGGGCATAACAACAAAGCGGCCTGCTTTGTTAAGGGGTTTCTGCTAAAAAAGGGGGCTATGGCCACATCGCTTGCCCACGATTGCCACAACATAGTGGCCGTCGGCACCTCGGATGAAGAGATAGAAAGGGCCGTTTCAGCCATAATAGAGATGCAGGGAGGACAGGTTGTTGTAAATAACGATAAAATAACACGCCTTGCCCTGCCTATAGGCGGAATAGTATCAAGCGATGAGCCCGAAAACATAAAAGAATCCGTCATAGCCCTAAAACAAGCCGCAAGGGAACTTGGCTGCGGGCTGGATGATCCGCTTGGCATGCTGTCGTTTCTATCACTTGAGGTCATACCCCACATCAAGCTGACAGACAAGGGCCTGTTTGATGTTGATAAATTCTGCTATATAGAGGAAAATCCATGA
- a CDS encoding MBL fold metallo-hydrolase: MEVRITVLAENSVVVPFDVIGEHGFAAFVETPEFNFLFDTGQGKALINNAIALKKDLSSIKFLYLSHGHYDHTGGMVDLLKIKSPLKVYTHKDAFSKRFWFKGGIKKYIGIPFDKKYLESLGAEFVYEKEFREIEKGIFSSGEVERKTDFEKIDAEMKVEKENGELVQDQIWDDFSLAIDTSKGLIVILGCAHAGIVNILNHFINKTGRKEIYAVIGGTHLGFANDEQINATLEVIEKYNIQKLGASHCTGLTVSAKLYNKLKDRFFFAGVGSVLEV; encoded by the coding sequence ATGGAGGTAAGAATTACGGTTCTGGCAGAAAACAGCGTCGTTGTGCCATTTGATGTAATTGGAGAGCACGGCTTTGCCGCTTTTGTGGAGACACCGGAGTTTAACTTTCTATTCGACACAGGACAGGGCAAGGCTTTGATAAACAACGCAATAGCGCTAAAGAAGGATCTATCCAGCATAAAATTCCTATACCTATCGCATGGTCATTACGACCACACAGGCGGCATGGTTGATCTGTTAAAGATAAAATCCCCTCTAAAGGTATACACCCACAAGGACGCCTTCTCAAAGAGGTTCTGGTTCAAGGGCGGCATAAAGAAATACATAGGCATACCGTTTGATAAGAAATACTTAGAAAGCTTAGGCGCTGAATTTGTTTATGAGAAGGAGTTTAGGGAGATAGAAAAGGGCATTTTCTCCTCCGGTGAGGTTGAGCGCAAAACGGATTTTGAAAAGATAGACGCAGAGATGAAGGTGGAAAAGGAAAACGGCGAGCTTGTTCAGGATCAGATCTGGGATGATTTCTCCTTAGCAATTGACACATCCAAGGGGTTAATCGTGATTCTTGGTTGCGCTCATGCAGGAATCGTTAACATACTAAACCACTTCATCAACAAAACCGGCAGAAAGGAGATATACGCAGTTATCGGTGGAACGCATTTAGGATTTGCAAACGATGAGCAGATAAACGCAACACTGGAGGTTATAGAGAAATACAACATTCAAAAGCTCGGCGCCTCACACTGCACAGGCCTAACCGTATCGGCCAAGCTTTACAATAAATTAAAGGATAGGTTCTTCTTCGCAGGCGTAGGAAGCGTTTTAGAGGTATAG
- a CDS encoding HAD family hydrolase, translating into MNFTVDGKRFNFNYLISDYTGTLSEHSRIIPCVKEKTAQLKNLFKRIIVLTADTMGSAERELSSLNIKLKIINRNTSIQKREFLESIGAEECIAIGNGNNDIEMFKVAGLSLAVINKDGCNAKLIQHADLVFNSICDALDALINPKILISLLRN; encoded by the coding sequence ATGAATTTTACCGTGGACGGCAAGAGGTTTAATTTTAACTATCTCATATCGGATTACACCGGAACGCTCTCAGAACACTCAAGAATTATCCCCTGCGTTAAAGAAAAAACAGCTCAGCTAAAAAACCTATTTAAAAGAATCATTGTACTAACCGCTGATACGATGGGCAGTGCAGAAAGGGAGCTTTCAAGCCTCAATATAAAGCTAAAAATCATAAACCGGAACACATCCATACAAAAAAGGGAATTCTTAGAATCGATAGGTGCAGAAGAATGCATAGCGATAGGAAATGGCAACAACGACATAGAGATGTTCAAGGTTGCAGGCCTGTCGCTGGCCGTAATAAACAAAGACGGCTGCAACGCTAAGCTGATACAGCACGCAGACCTTGTGTTTAACTCGATATGCGATGCATTAGACGCCCTCATAAACCCCAAGATACTCATATCGCTCTTGCGCAACTAA
- a CDS encoding citrate (Si)-synthase, with protein MGIKEKLYEKIQAHRPRITRLYKEFADKVIDEVTVYKIIAGMRGLKALITDISYLDPYEGIRFRGYTIPEVMEKLPKPEGAEMPYVEGHFYLLLTGELPTEKDVEEVYTEWKKREQLPQYVIDILRAMPRDTHPMTMFAAGILAMQRDSKFAQWYASGQFNKMDAWEYMYEDVMDLLPKLPLLGAYIYRMKYKGDTHIPSDPNLDFGGNFAHMMGIDKPYDDVARMYFILHSDHESGNVSAHTTHLVASALSDIYYSYAAGMCGLAGPLHGLANQEVLRWIQGVMEKMGGKIPTKEEMEKFIWDTLNSGQVVPGFGHAVLRKTDPRYTAQREFALKHLPDDPIFKYVDLMFQVVPPILQQLGKVKNPWPNVDAHSGCIQWHYGVREYDFYTVLFGIGRALGVTANIVWDRGLGYQIERPKSITTDMLEELAGAK; from the coding sequence ATGGGAATTAAGGAAAAGCTGTATGAGAAGATTCAGGCTCACAGACCGAGGATCACCAGACTCTACAAGGAGTTTGCAGACAAGGTTATCGATGAGGTAACCGTTTACAAGATCATCGCTGGTATGAGGGGCTTGAAGGCTCTCATTACAGACATCTCCTATCTGGATCCTTATGAGGGAATTAGGTTTAGGGGTTATACAATCCCTGAAGTAATGGAGAAGTTGCCCAAGCCAGAGGGCGCAGAGATGCCCTATGTTGAGGGTCATTTCTATCTGTTGTTGACAGGCGAGTTGCCAACAGAGAAGGATGTTGAAGAGGTTTACACAGAGTGGAAGAAGAGGGAGCAGCTTCCTCAGTATGTAATTGACATCTTGAGGGCTATGCCAAGGGATACTCACCCAATGACAATGTTTGCTGCTGGAATCCTTGCAATGCAGAGGGATTCCAAATTCGCTCAGTGGTATGCATCCGGCCAGTTCAACAAGATGGATGCTTGGGAGTATATGTATGAAGATGTAATGGATCTTCTGCCAAAATTGCCACTATTGGGCGCTTACATCTATAGAATGAAATATAAGGGCGATACACACATTCCAAGCGATCCGAATCTGGACTTCGGTGGTAACTTCGCCCATATGATGGGAATCGATAAGCCTTATGACGATGTTGCAAGGATGTACTTCATCCTGCACTCCGACCATGAGTCAGGAAATGTTTCCGCTCATACAACACACTTGGTAGCAAGTGCATTGTCCGACATCTATTACTCCTATGCTGCTGGTATGTGCGGTCTTGCTGGTCCATTGCACGGCTTGGCCAACCAGGAGGTCTTGAGATGGATCCAGGGCGTAATGGAGAAGATGGGCGGCAAGATCCCAACAAAAGAGGAGATGGAGAAGTTCATCTGGGATACATTGAACAGCGGTCAGGTTGTTCCTGGATTCGGTCATGCAGTCTTGAGGAAGACAGACCCAAGATACACAGCTCAGAGGGAGTTCGCTCTGAAGCACTTGCCAGACGATCCGATCTTCAAGTATGTAGACCTGATGTTCCAGGTTGTTCCTCCAATCTTGCAGCAGCTTGGCAAAGTAAAGAACCCATGGCCAAATGTAGACGCACACTCCGGCTGCATCCAGTGGCATTACGGCGTAAGGGAGTACGACTTCTACACAGTACTCTTCGGTATCGGAAGGGCCTTGGGTGTTACAGCAAACATCGTTTGGGACAGGGGTCTTGGCTATCAGATCGAGAGGCCAAAATCCATCACAACAGACATGCTCGAGGAGCTTGCTGGAGCAAAATAA